CAAATTCAAACCCCACAACCCAACTATAAATACCAGCAACAATCTCAGCATTTCACAACACAAAATCTTGAGAACAGTCCTCCTACCTCGTATCGTCTCAACGATGGCAAGCCGTCGACTCCGCGCTGtccttcctttcctcttcctcgccCTGCTCCCCCTCTTGACGAACGCCTACGAGACTACCCCAAAGCCAGCAGCGAAGGTGGCTGATGTGGTGGTGGAAGGCCTCGTCTACTGCCAGAGCTGTGAGAACTATGGGTCGTGGCACCTGAACGGAGCTAAGCCTATTAAAGCGGCCACCATCAGCGTCATCTGCAAGGATCACAGGAACCGAATAAGCTACTACAAGGCGTTTAATACTGATAAAAATGGTTACTTCTACGCGGAGCTTAAGGGATTCAAGATGAGCCACTCTTTCTTGGACCATCCCCTGCATTCATGCAAAGTAAAACTGGTGTCTTCCCCTCTCAAAACCTGCAACCTTCTCACTAATGTCAATTATGGACTCAACGGCGCTCCACTTCGCTATGAAGACAAGAGGATCGTTGGAAGTAACTACGAGGCAGTGATATACGCTGCGGGTCCACTGGCCTTCCGCCCGAATAATTGTGTTCAAAAGGAGGAACCCGATGTTAATTATTAGATCCCCCAAGCCCTGATTAAGCTCAATTTCCATTTTTCCCTATGTTGTTTATCAATCATTGAAAACATTCTATATGTAAGCTAAATTATTGATGAAGTATACTAAGCAGCTTCTTGATTTTAGAATCATTTAACTACTTCTCCGCACCTTTTTAAGGAGTATCGGAACACACAAGAGGAACTAAATCACATGTATATGTAGTAAACTACAACAAATTATCAGAATGTGAAAAAGAGGACTAAAAATCTCACTTACCTGCTTTTAAAAATCCATTGGCATTGCAAACAATTTGTTGATTTCATCCATTGCCTCTTTGGTGCACACAGTTTGTTCAAACAAATCACTGTTGTTTCTTGTAGACGAACTTGGCAAGGAGCTCTCTTGTTGGttatcttcttcatcatcagGAAGGATTAGAAACCCAGTCTGATTGTTCATATCTTCTGGCATTTTGTTTCGGCTCTGATCAGGGTTACATTTCGAAGCCATAGGTTTTCGAAAGAAACCACTAGCAGGATCAGGCTTTGTATCCTCTGGTTCATCATCATCAGGAAGTATGAGAAACCCTCCACTATGATCTTTCACTTCAGGTGATTCGACGTGTTTCCTTGGCCTTCTTTTCCTTGTAAATTCAATTGGCTTTCCGAACATGCTATTGATATCTTGCATAGCCTCCTTCAGATTAATGGTGGGGTCTACAAGGCCA
This DNA window, taken from Salvia splendens isolate huo1 chromosome 18, SspV2, whole genome shotgun sequence, encodes the following:
- the LOC121775876 gene encoding non-classical arabinogalactan protein 30-like, coding for MASRRLRAVLPFLFLALLPLLTNAYETTPKPAAKVADVVVEGLVYCQSCENYGSWHLNGAKPIKAATISVICKDHRNRISYYKAFNTDKNGYFYAELKGFKMSHSFLDHPLHSCKVKLVSSPLKTCNLLTNVNYGLNGAPLRYEDKRIVGSNYEAVIYAAGPLAFRPNNCVQKEEPDVNY